The nucleotide window ACGCCGACGTGCGGGTCGCGACCGCGGGCGCGGCCCCGCCGGAGGCGACGATCCGCACCGTCGAAGAGGAGTTCGGCTGGGACCTCAAACACGTGTACGGCGCGACCGAGACGGGACCGCTCGTGACGACCTCGGACGCGAAGCGCCACTTCGACGCCGACGCCGACGACCGCTTCGCGGTGAAGAAAACGCAGGGGATCGGCTACCTCGGCACGGACGTGCGCGTCGTCGACGAGAACGGCGAGGACGTGGCCGCCGACGGCGAGACGATCGGCGAGATCGTCGTCCGCGGCAATCAGGTGATGGACCGCTACTGGAACAAGCCCGAGGCCACCGAGGAGGCGTTCTCGGAGCGGTTGGAGGGGTACTACCACATGGGCGATCTGGCCGTCGTCGACGAGGACGGGTTCGTCTCGATTCAGGACCGCAAGAAGGACATCATCATCTCCGGCGGGGAGAACATCTCCTCGATCGAGTTAGAGGACACCCTCTTCGAACACGACGCCGTCTCCGACGTCGCCGTCATCCCCGCGCCCGACGAGCGGTGGGGCGAGACGCCGAAGGCGTTCGTCGTCCCCGAGAGCGGCGACCCGGACGACGCGGGCGTGACGCCGGAGGAACTCAAAACGTTCGTCCGCGAGCGCGTCGCGGACTACAAGACGCCCGGCGAGGTGGAGTTCGTGGAGGAACTTCCGACGACCGCGACCGGGAAGATCCAGAAGTACGAGCTTCGCGAACGCGAGTGGGACGAGGAAGAGCGGATGGTCGGAGAAGGGTAGTTGCTCGGCGCGGTTAGGAGGTGTTCGGGCCGCTCAGGCCTCTCCGTCGTCGATTTCGTCGCCGTCGTCGATTTCGTCGCCGTCGTCGATTTCGTCGCCGTCGTCGGTCTCGCCGGATTCGTCCGCTCCGGTGCGTTCCTCGCCGTCCCCGCCGGAGTCGCTCAGCCGGTCGGCGTCGATGCTCACGCCGGGCGGCGTCACGACGAGGAACCCCCGGAAGTGCATCAGCTCTCCGTCCATGTCCTTCACGTCGCGCGCGAAGGGGGCGGCCAGCTCGTTGAGGTCGCCCGCTATCGACAACACCAGCGTGTTCCCGTAGTCGACGCTGCGGACCCACTCCTCCGGGTCGGTCGTGCCGTCCAAGACGCCGAGGACGACGTCACCGCCGGCCGCGAACGCCTCGTCCATCTTCTCC belongs to Halorubrum sp. DM2 and includes:
- a CDS encoding DUF5779 family protein, translating into MSDWDLDLRDAEEKMDEAFAAGGDVVLGVLDGTTDPEEWVRSVDYGNTLVLSIAGDLNELAAPFARDVKDMDGELMHFRGFLVVTPPGVSIDADRLSDSGGDGEERTGADESGETDDGDEIDDGDEIDDGDEIDDGEA